The proteins below are encoded in one region of Solenopsis invicta isolate M01_SB chromosome 8, UNIL_Sinv_3.0, whole genome shotgun sequence:
- the LOC113004963 gene encoding uncharacterized protein LOC113004963 has protein sequence MVDILNIKGEPIFDDRIIKMETHTYNPYANTTFGNSDEIRIPIQQQDLYTLPCESFLYIEGRLTTKNANANTPVLGFNCVGYMFDEIRYELNGVEIDRSRNVGMTSMMKTYVSMSELNIRNLLHAGFPYGDRIETFDGYFNFCVPLNVLLGFCEDYKRVIVNARHELILIRARNDNNCLVGDPTMEPKLELFKVQWRMPHVMLNEVNKLSMLRTLQSGRYLSMSFRSWDLYEYPLLPSTTKHSWAVKTATQLEKPRYVIFALQTNRKNIMRADKRYLDTNKITNVKLYLNSEFYPYDDLNLDFGKGKYALLYDMYARFRSSYYHDKCLEPMFDVSTFRSYAMAVIDCSRQNESIKSATVDVRLEFELKENAPANTSAYCLIVHDRVIEYSPLTNVVRKIM, from the coding sequence ATGGTTGATATCTTAAACATTAAAGGtgagccgatctttgacgatcgcaTCATCAAGATGGAGACTCACACGTACAATCCGTATGCCAACACGACATTTGGGAATAGCGATGAGATAAGGATACCAATACAGCAGCAAGATTTATATACGTTACCGTGTGAAAGTTTTCTCTACATCGAAGGAAGATTGACGACAAAGAATGCAAATGCCAATACGCCAGTACTTGGTTTTAATTGTGTGGGGTacatgtttgatgaaattcgatatgaaCTCAACGGTGTAGAGATTGATCGCTCTAGAAACGTTGGAATGACTAGTATGATGAAAACTTATGTATCAATGTCGGAGTTAAACATAAGGAATCTATTACATGCTGGATTTCCATATGGAGATAGAATAGAAACATTTGATGGATACTTTAATTTTTGCGTACCGCTCAATGTGCTATTGGGATTTTGTGAAGATTACAAACGTGTGATAGTTAATGCTCGtcatgaattaattttgatacgagcgcgcaatgataacaattgTCTTGTGGGAGATCCAACGATGGAACCAAAACTTGAATTATTCAAAGTACAATGGCGTATGCCTCATGTTATGTTAAATGAAGTCAACAAACTATCCATGTTGCGAACCTTACAGAGCGGGCGATACCTGAGTATGAGTTTTCGTTCATGGGATCTATATGAGTATCCCCTATTGCCAAGTACGACGAAGCATTCCTGGGCAGTCAAGACTGCAACTCAGTTAGAAAAACCGCGGTATGTCATTTTTGCTCTGCAgactaatagaaaaaatattatgagagcTGACAAGAGATACCTCGATACCAATAAAATAACCAATGTAAAACTTTACCTAAACTCTGAATTTTATCCTTACGATGATCTGAATCTAGACTTTGGTAAAGGTAAATACGCTCTCTTGTATGATATGTATGCACGTTTTCGTTCATCTTATTATCATGATAAATGTTTGGAACCAATGTTTGACGTATCAACATTTAGATCTTATGCTATGGCTGTCATTGACTGCTCGCGACAAAACGAGTCTATTAAGAGCGCTACCGTTGATGTGAGATTGGAATTTGAATTGAAAGAGAATGCACCGGCAAATACTAGCGCCTACTGTCTCATTGTACACGATCGTGTGATTGAATATTCCCCATTGACCAACGTAGTGCGCAAGATCATGTAA